From a single Gimesia fumaroli genomic region:
- the bioA gene encoding adenosylmethionine--8-amino-7-oxononanoate transaminase, with product MQSEELRSIDNEHVWHPFTQMRAHREEGVPIIESGEGFFLTDVDGKTYLDGVSSLWCNVHGHRVPAIDKAIREQLDKVAHSTLLGLGSVPSIELAGELAKRAPAGLTKVFYSDSGSTAVEIALKMAFQYHAQKETPDAQPRTLFACMQHAYHGDTIGSVSVGGISIFHQIFGQLLFESVQIPCPSAYHRPDGYTEAGYIEFCEQELERLIVENHERLAAFVIEPLVQGAAGMLMHPPGYLKRVRELTAHYGIPLIADEVAVGLGRTGTMFACEQEGVTPDFLCLAKGITGGYLPLAATLTTDEIFSAFDAEPDEYKAFYHGHTYTGNSLACAAALATLELFDSEQTLDNVKQVEEVLSQRLAALKDHPHVGEVRHKGAMVGIELVADCETKATFPAAQRMGHQVTLAARKQGVIIRPLGDVVILMPAPGMPADLIHQLCDVVFAAIEEAVRLQVA from the coding sequence ATGCAGTCTGAAGAATTACGATCCATCGATAACGAACATGTCTGGCATCCCTTTACTCAGATGCGGGCGCACCGGGAGGAAGGTGTGCCGATCATCGAGTCGGGTGAGGGCTTCTTTCTGACCGACGTGGATGGCAAGACATATCTGGATGGGGTCTCTTCGCTGTGGTGCAATGTGCACGGTCATCGTGTGCCGGCGATCGATAAGGCGATTCGAGAGCAGTTAGACAAGGTTGCGCATTCGACTCTGCTGGGTTTGGGGAGTGTCCCTTCGATCGAACTGGCGGGAGAATTGGCCAAACGGGCTCCAGCCGGGTTGACGAAAGTTTTCTATTCCGACAGTGGTTCGACGGCGGTTGAGATCGCGCTGAAGATGGCGTTTCAATACCATGCACAAAAAGAGACACCTGATGCGCAGCCACGCACATTGTTTGCCTGCATGCAGCACGCGTATCATGGCGACACGATCGGATCGGTTAGTGTCGGAGGGATTTCGATCTTTCATCAGATCTTCGGGCAACTGTTATTTGAGTCGGTGCAGATTCCCTGTCCGAGTGCCTATCACCGTCCGGATGGGTATACGGAAGCTGGATATATCGAGTTTTGTGAACAGGAGCTCGAACGACTGATTGTTGAGAACCACGAGCGTCTGGCAGCGTTTGTAATTGAGCCATTGGTTCAAGGAGCAGCCGGAATGTTGATGCATCCCCCCGGTTACCTCAAACGCGTGCGTGAATTGACGGCCCATTACGGAATCCCCCTGATTGCCGATGAAGTCGCCGTTGGTCTGGGACGGACCGGAACCATGTTTGCCTGTGAGCAGGAAGGGGTGACGCCTGATTTTCTCTGCCTGGCAAAAGGCATTACCGGCGGCTATCTGCCTCTAGCGGCAACACTGACCACCGACGAGATCTTCTCTGCGTTCGATGCGGAGCCCGATGAATATAAAGCATTTTACCACGGGCACACTTATACCGGGAATTCGCTGGCTTGTGCTGCCGCGCTGGCGACGCTGGAACTGTTTGATTCAGAGCAGACGTTAGACAACGTCAAGCAGGTCGAAGAGGTTTTAAGTCAGCGGTTAGCCGCGCTCAAGGATCATCCGCATGTGGGTGAAGTCCGTCATAAGGGAGCAATGGTGGGGATCGAACTGGTTGCCGATTGTGAGACCAAAGCCACATTTCCGGCGGCTCAGCGTATGGGACATCAAGTCACGCTGGCAGCCCGCAAGCAGGGAGTGATTATTCGTCCGCTGGGGGATGTGGTCATTTTAATGCCGGCTCCGGGAATGCCTGCCGACTTGATTCATCAACTCTGTGATGTGGTGTTTGCCGCCATTGAAGAAGCGGTGCGGCTGCAGGTCGCTTAA
- a CDS encoding malate dehydrogenase, with the protein MTHPIRVAVTGAAGQIGYAMLFRLASGEIFGPDQPVILHLVEVPPVLSALDGVEMELEDCAFPTLAGVVKADSDHLEDAFADCNFVICVGSVPRKAGMERGDLIRINGPIFTNTGKAIEAAAADDVRVLVVGNPCNTNCLIAMANAPKVPRDRWYAMTRLDENRAVSQIAKKAGQPVSAVKNMNIWGNHSATQFPDFYHATIHGSPVPEIIEDHDWLRGEFIETVQKRGAAVIAARGASSAASAANAALDTIKSIITPTPLGASFSAAVCSDGSYGVDEGLICGFPLTSDGTTWKLVEGIEHDDFAQEKFKATLQELRDERDVVRDLLPG; encoded by the coding sequence ATGACTCATCCGATTCGAGTTGCGGTAACAGGGGCAGCAGGCCAGATTGGCTATGCCATGTTATTCCGCCTGGCATCCGGGGAAATTTTTGGCCCTGATCAGCCTGTCATTCTTCATCTCGTAGAAGTTCCCCCTGTGCTGTCAGCACTGGACGGAGTGGAAATGGAACTGGAAGACTGTGCGTTTCCAACTTTAGCAGGAGTTGTGAAAGCCGACAGCGATCATCTGGAAGATGCTTTTGCGGATTGTAACTTCGTCATTTGTGTCGGAAGTGTTCCTCGTAAAGCAGGTATGGAGCGGGGCGATTTGATCCGCATCAACGGACCGATTTTCACGAATACCGGGAAAGCAATTGAAGCGGCGGCTGCGGATGATGTGCGGGTTCTGGTCGTTGGAAATCCCTGTAATACGAACTGCCTGATCGCCATGGCTAACGCTCCCAAAGTGCCCCGTGATCGCTGGTACGCGATGACACGTCTGGATGAGAATCGGGCCGTATCACAGATTGCGAAAAAGGCCGGCCAGCCTGTTTCTGCTGTAAAAAATATGAACATCTGGGGTAACCACTCAGCCACTCAGTTTCCTGATTTTTATCACGCAACGATTCATGGAAGTCCCGTTCCTGAAATCATTGAAGATCACGACTGGTTGCGTGGTGAATTCATCGAAACTGTTCAGAAACGTGGTGCGGCTGTGATTGCGGCTCGTGGTGCTTCGAGTGCGGCTTCTGCTGCGAATGCGGCGCTGGACACGATCAAAAGCATCATCACGCCGACTCCACTTGGAGCGAGCTTCAGTGCTGCTGTCTGCAGTGATGGCAGCTATGGTGTTGATGAAGGTCTGATCTGCGGGTTCCCTCTGACCAGCGATGGTACCACTTGGAAACTCGTCGAAGGCATTGAGCACGATGACTTCGCTCAGGAGAAGTTCAAAGCAACATTACAGGAATTGCGTGACGAACGCGACGTTGTTCGCGATCTGCTGCCCGGTTAA
- a CDS encoding nitrilase family protein, with protein sequence MRDIRIAAVQFEHRNGDKAYNLQRIRELAHQAVEQGAEIVSFHECCIPAYTFVQSFSKEQLIDLAEPVPNGPSTQELMQISGEVGVPILAGLFEVDQGEVYNTYVCVDGTELLARFRKLHAFVNSHLSSGDEYVVFDVRGCRCGILICYDNNLVENVRMTAMLGADIIFMPHVTCCLPSLMPGRGLVDPALWHNRDRDPVRLRQEFQGPKGKGWLMRWLPARAYDNGVYAIFTNPVGMDDQEVKPGLSMILDPFGEIIAECTKLGDDIAIALCTEEKLGQAGGRRYIRARRPDLYGKLVEPSETPPVTEPGWELKPSS encoded by the coding sequence CAAAGCCTATAACCTCCAGCGGATTCGTGAGCTCGCCCACCAGGCGGTCGAGCAGGGGGCGGAAATTGTCAGCTTCCACGAATGTTGTATCCCGGCTTACACGTTTGTGCAATCATTTTCCAAGGAACAACTGATCGACCTGGCCGAGCCTGTCCCGAACGGACCCAGTACACAGGAACTGATGCAGATTTCAGGGGAAGTCGGCGTTCCCATTCTGGCCGGCCTGTTCGAAGTCGATCAGGGCGAGGTCTACAATACGTATGTTTGTGTGGATGGAACCGAATTGCTGGCCCGCTTTCGCAAGCTGCACGCGTTTGTGAATTCCCATCTCTCTTCCGGTGATGAGTACGTTGTGTTCGATGTGCGGGGTTGTCGCTGTGGAATTCTGATCTGTTACGATAATAATCTGGTGGAAAACGTGCGGATGACGGCGATGCTGGGAGCAGATATCATCTTCATGCCTCACGTGACCTGTTGTCTGCCGTCATTGATGCCGGGCCGCGGTCTGGTCGATCCGGCACTCTGGCACAATCGGGATCGGGACCCGGTGCGGCTGCGACAGGAATTTCAGGGGCCGAAAGGGAAAGGCTGGTTGATGCGATGGCTGCCGGCGCGGGCCTATGATAACGGGGTCTACGCCATCTTCACAAATCCGGTTGGCATGGATGATCAGGAAGTCAAACCGGGGTTGTCGATGATTCTGGATCCGTTCGGCGAGATCATCGCTGAATGTACCAAGCTGGGTGACGATATTGCGATCGCCCTCTGCACTGAGGAAAAACTGGGGCAGGCTGGTGGACGACGTTACATTCGCGCACGACGTCCGGATCTATACGGTAAACTGGTCGAACCGTCCGAGACACCGCCGGTGACCGAGCCAGGGTGGGAACTGAAACCGTCCAGTTGA
- the argH gene encoding argininosuccinate lyase → MAAKAWGGRFQQQTDARVEAFTESISFDSRLAAVDIQGSQAHARMLAKVGLITEDECQQIIETLAQIGGEIERGEFEFRFDLEDIHMHIESALTERVGDVGRKLHTARSRNDQVSTDLKLYTREAIQRIDGLLKDLQVAFVERCERDKDLVLPGFTHLQRAQPVKAAHYWLAYCEKFDRDRQRLADCLKRVNVSPLGGAALAGTSLPIDRHYSAELLEFTDVARNSLDISSDRDYLAEFCFCMALVATHLSNWAEEWIAWFSTEFGFLKLPDAFTTGSSIMPQKRNPDVLELIRGKSARPIADVQQILVLLKGLPMAYNRDMQEDKLALFDSYDTVAACLELAAAMVEGAELQQETIAAKLEDGFLDATALMEYLIKKGTPMRTGHGIVGKLVALCESRSCRLVDLSLEELQEACPQIEDDIYQVLGARNAMAALCSFGSGGEAPVQEQWQYWKEKLGL, encoded by the coding sequence GTGGCCGCAAAAGCCTGGGGAGGACGATTTCAACAGCAGACCGATGCACGTGTTGAAGCGTTTACAGAATCGATCAGTTTTGACAGCCGCCTGGCGGCGGTGGACATTCAAGGCTCGCAGGCTCACGCCCGTATGCTGGCCAAGGTGGGGTTGATTACTGAAGACGAGTGCCAGCAAATCATCGAGACGCTGGCACAGATCGGCGGAGAAATTGAACGGGGTGAGTTCGAGTTTCGCTTTGATCTTGAAGACATCCACATGCACATTGAAAGTGCGTTGACCGAACGCGTTGGCGATGTGGGACGCAAGCTGCATACGGCGCGGAGTCGTAACGATCAGGTTTCGACCGATTTGAAACTTTACACCCGCGAAGCGATTCAGCGAATTGACGGTTTACTCAAAGATCTGCAGGTCGCGTTTGTCGAACGTTGTGAACGCGACAAAGATCTCGTTTTGCCTGGCTTCACGCATCTGCAGCGGGCCCAGCCGGTGAAGGCCGCCCATTACTGGCTCGCGTATTGCGAGAAGTTTGACCGGGATCGTCAGCGACTGGCGGATTGCCTGAAGCGGGTGAATGTTTCCCCCCTGGGAGGAGCGGCACTGGCGGGAACGTCACTGCCGATCGACCGACACTATTCGGCAGAGTTGCTTGAATTCACCGATGTCGCCCGTAACAGTCTGGATATTTCGAGTGACCGGGATTACCTGGCGGAGTTCTGTTTCTGCATGGCGCTGGTGGCCACTCACTTGAGTAACTGGGCCGAGGAATGGATCGCCTGGTTTTCGACCGAGTTCGGATTTCTCAAACTACCCGATGCGTTTACCACCGGCTCGTCGATCATGCCGCAAAAACGGAATCCGGATGTGCTGGAGTTGATTCGTGGCAAGTCGGCTCGACCGATTGCTGACGTGCAGCAGATTCTGGTGCTGCTCAAAGGGCTGCCGATGGCGTATAACCGCGATATGCAGGAAGACAAGCTGGCGCTGTTTGACTCTTACGATACAGTGGCGGCCTGCCTGGAACTGGCGGCGGCGATGGTCGAAGGGGCCGAGCTGCAGCAGGAAACGATTGCCGCCAAACTGGAAGACGGTTTCCTCGATGCAACCGCGTTGATGGAGTACCTGATCAAGAAAGGGACTCCGATGCGAACCGGTCATGGTATCGTCGGAAAACTTGTGGCGCTGTGCGAATCACGTTCGTGCCGACTGGTTGATCTTTCGCTGGAAGAGTTACAGGAAGCCTGCCCGCAAATTGAAGATGATATTTATCAGGTGCTGGGCGCACGCAACGCGATGGCCGCTTTGTGCAGCTTCGGTTCCGGGGGCGAGGCACCGGTGCAAGAGCAGTGGCAATACTGGAAAGAAAAGCTCGGACTGTAA
- the truA gene encoding tRNA pseudouridine(38-40) synthase TruA: protein MRNIKLTLAYDGSEYAGWQVQPNGLSVQACVESAIEKLTQQKTGVLVAGRTDAGVHALGQVANFQTTSSIPCKNIQSGLQRFLPDSICVRQAEEVDAAFHATYSAVRKRYRYVIHNTSVGYPFLKRYVCEFGRPLDAEQMHAAGQFLLGKHDFRCFESHFPNKATSVRTIQELTVQRTSVWPVWGAETLQQTNDSESLSAEFLTVDIVADGFLYNMVRAIAGTLLEVGVGRWTPGKVQKILVSMDRSQAGATAPACGLYLVRVDYEG, encoded by the coding sequence ATGAGAAACATCAAACTAACGCTGGCCTATGATGGATCGGAGTATGCCGGTTGGCAGGTGCAGCCGAATGGTCTCTCGGTGCAGGCATGTGTGGAATCTGCTATCGAGAAGCTGACGCAGCAGAAAACGGGCGTGCTGGTGGCGGGACGCACGGATGCTGGCGTACATGCGCTGGGGCAGGTGGCGAATTTTCAAACGACGTCGTCGATTCCCTGTAAGAATATTCAATCAGGATTGCAGCGTTTTTTACCGGACAGCATTTGTGTGCGACAGGCTGAAGAAGTTGATGCTGCATTTCACGCGACGTATTCGGCCGTCCGCAAGCGGTATCGCTATGTGATTCATAATACAAGCGTCGGTTATCCGTTTCTAAAACGGTATGTTTGTGAGTTCGGCCGACCTCTGGATGCGGAGCAAATGCATGCAGCCGGTCAGTTTTTGCTGGGTAAGCATGATTTTCGCTGTTTCGAATCGCACTTTCCGAATAAAGCGACCAGTGTACGGACCATTCAGGAGTTAACGGTGCAGCGCACGTCGGTCTGGCCGGTCTGGGGGGCAGAAACGCTTCAACAAACGAACGACAGCGAATCTTTGTCTGCGGAATTTCTCACCGTCGATATCGTGGCGGATGGGTTTTTATACAATATGGTACGTGCGATTGCCGGGACGTTGCTTGAAGTGGGTGTGGGACGCTGGACGCCTGGGAAGGTACAGAAGATTCTAGTTTCCATGGACCGTTCACAGGCGGGAGCGACGGCGCCTGCCTGCGGGCTGTATCTGGTTCGAGTTGACTATGAGGGCTGA
- the queC gene encoding 7-cyano-7-deazaguanine synthase QueC, with amino-acid sequence MTTNPPKAVVLVSGGLDSATALAIAADAGFELYALSFDYGQRHRHELEAAKKVCESFNVKQFVIFPLDLRVFGGSALTADIDVPKDRSEHDLETGIPITYVPARNTVFLSLALAWAETLNAFDLFIGVNAVDYSGYPDCRPEFIEAFQKVASLATKTGVEHSGNWKIHTPLISLTKAEIIKQGMALGVDYGLTHSCYDPLPDGTPCGHCDSCQLRAKGFADAGFDDPALKS; translated from the coding sequence ATGACAACGAATCCCCCCAAAGCGGTCGTCCTGGTCAGCGGCGGCCTTGATTCGGCAACCGCCCTGGCAATCGCGGCGGACGCCGGTTTCGAATTGTACGCACTTTCGTTTGACTACGGCCAACGGCACCGCCACGAACTGGAAGCAGCAAAGAAGGTCTGCGAGTCATTCAACGTCAAGCAGTTTGTCATCTTTCCGCTCGACCTGCGTGTGTTCGGCGGTTCGGCACTCACGGCAGATATCGACGTCCCCAAAGACCGGAGCGAACACGATCTGGAAACGGGCATCCCTATCACCTATGTTCCCGCGCGTAACACCGTCTTTCTTTCACTCGCGCTCGCGTGGGCAGAAACGCTGAATGCCTTCGATCTCTTCATCGGAGTCAACGCCGTCGATTACAGCGGCTACCCTGACTGCCGCCCGGAATTCATTGAAGCCTTTCAGAAAGTCGCTTCGCTGGCGACGAAAACCGGCGTGGAGCACTCGGGGAACTGGAAGATTCACACGCCGTTGATTTCACTGACCAAAGCCGAGATCATCAAACAGGGTATGGCGCTCGGCGTTGACTATGGTCTGACGCATAGCTGCTACGACCCACTGCCCGATGGCACCCCCTGCGGCCACTGCGATTCATGCCAGCTCCGCGCCAAAGGGTTCGCAGACGCAGGATTCGACGACCCGGCTTTGAAATCATAA